A genomic window from Nicotiana sylvestris chromosome 11, ASM39365v2, whole genome shotgun sequence includes:
- the LOC138881185 gene encoding protein FAR1-RELATED SEQUENCE 4-like produces MSFASFVGVNQHRQSILLGCALMSSEDITSYKMVLSTWLGALNNVHPLTIMTDQCDSIKAAINALMPNTVHRCCIWHIFAKLPTKLSEVLEGKIAKAEFKALVLDSVNVVEFERRWTDYIEKYNLDGRD; encoded by the coding sequence ATGTCATTTGCTTCATTTGTTGGTGTCAATCAGCATAGACAATCAATACTTTTGGGATGTGCTCTTATGTCTAGTGAGGATATAACAAGTTACAAAATGGTGCTATCTACATGGCTTGGGGCTCTAAACAATGTTCATCCATTAACTATCATGACTGACCAATGTGATAGTATTAAGGCTGCCATCAATGCATTGATGCCAAATACGGTACATAGATGTTGCATATGGCACATATTCGCAAAGTTGCCTACAAAGTTAAGCGAAGTTCTTGAAGGTAAGATTGCAAAGGCAGAATTTAAGGCTTTAGTCCTTGATAGCGTTAACGTTGTTGAGTTTGAGAGACGATGGACTGATTATATTGAAAAATATAACTTAGATGGAAGGGATTGA